The following proteins come from a genomic window of Chryseobacterium glaciei:
- a CDS encoding cupin domain-containing protein: MNRKTILKTAFLIPVSLIIFSCDDSSPTTETGYSDKIESVTLLKTTKSWDGTLYEKYPDGQPEISVLKISVPPNKELDWHTHPVINAAYVEKGEIEVERKDNGKKQWLRQGQAVPEMVNIAHKGKTGEKGVTLIVFYSGSPDIPLSEPAH, translated from the coding sequence ATGAACAGAAAAACAATTTTAAAAACAGCATTTTTAATCCCGGTTTCGTTAATAATTTTTTCTTGTGACGACTCCTCTCCTACCACTGAAACAGGATATTCTGACAAGATAGAATCTGTAACTTTATTAAAAACAACAAAATCCTGGGACGGCACATTGTATGAAAAATATCCCGATGGACAACCTGAAATTTCCGTTCTTAAAATCTCCGTTCCACCCAATAAAGAATTAGATTGGCATACTCACCCTGTCATTAATGCAGCCTATGTAGAAAAAGGAGAAATTGAAGTTGAAAGAAAAGATAACGGCAAAAAACAATGGCTCAGACAAGGACAAGCCGTTCCAGAAATGGTAAATATTGCTCATAAAGGCAAAACAGGAGAAAAAGGTGTTACGCTAATTGTATTCTACAGTGGAAGTCCCGACATTCCTCTCTCAGAACCTGCACATTAA